Within Primulina eburnea isolate SZY01 unplaced genomic scaffold, ASM2296580v1 ctg348_ERROPOS200000, whole genome shotgun sequence, the genomic segment taaaaaaataaagtaaaataataataattagatTCGTTGACTTGTGAAAGCAAAGCCAGGTTTTATGGTAACAGAATCAATCAAGTAGATTTGGTTGTTGTCTGAGAACAAATAAAAGTACTTTTCTATGACATGGTTTTACATATTTTTTGTGATGCCTCGAGTCCGGGTCCGTGGCTGCATGACTGCACAATGAACCTTTAtaacaactacttcgtattcgttctcgttttacgaaaatgatgaacccaagttgctatagaaatccattgtaagtcattataaactcattttaaatctttcatttttaagatgtaGGACAAGAATATCACAATCACTTCTCCTTCAGAACGTGACGTTCTCGTCTCGGGCTGACCCCTCGATGCACCAGCGctgagaatctagaggtggctcctacaagTTCAataggtggctcccgtcatgtagcactttgcccccgcaggttcaagataTAGCTCTCATTCACGTAGCACTTTACCCCGCATAACACTTATTTCCCGGTATTTCATGCTGGTGACCGGCTCTAATACTATTCTGTTACGCCCCGAGCCCGAGCTCGCAGCTGCGTGACTGCAGAATGGGCTCCTATTGAAACGACTTTGTATTCGtcatcgctttacgaaaatgattaacccaagttgctatagaaattcattgtaagtcattataaactcaatttaaatctttcatttttaagGTATGGGACAAGGGGATCACATTTTTATTCGTGAGATAGGTCAAATTtgatcatatttataataaaaaataaaaattttgatataaaaataatattttttcataagtgactcaaataagatatttatcttacaaattttttattttttattataaatatgatcaAATCTGatcttaatataaaaataatattttttcatgaattactcaaataaaatatttattttacaaaattGACACATATGATCATTTCACAAAAATTTCATAGTAACAATAATATTGTTTAAATGGGATACAAGCACTTTACAACTGTTacaatatacaatttttttaaattttatattataattatatatgctgtcaattttagttttaatcatttttttgtggcaattttaatatttttgtcaTTTGGAGTGCAGGTGACAATACACACCACAATATCATATTAGCGACatctttaaaaaattattaaaattgaaagtgaagaaaatgattaaaattgaaattcgacAATATAAGCAACCCAAagaatatacatgatcaatgtGTCAATTTTTCCTAAATAAAAAAGGCAAATATTAAAAAcgaataattttattttctatatACATCTCACGCTTGCATTCGCGGATGAATATTTTTACTGACCAGAGTATGAAAAAAATTGAcataacatgcataaactttaccATAAAACTTAAAGAACATGTCTCTTGTAAAACGGTCGAACGTGAGACAAATCAACCATgaccatatttacaataaaaaaataatagttttgcaTGAGTGATCCAAATAGATTATAcgtatcacaaaattgacccTCAAAAACATCtcacatgattttttttttttaaatacctaATAAATCCGATATATTATTCCGAAATTATCCAATACTCTATTCATAATTGTATACCAAttaaaagattattttatattttcaatttttaattctttttagACCTTTTGAATAACTTTATAGATTTAATACTAATGGGAAAGACATTATTCGGACAAAATATATGGTGtactccatatatatatatatatatgctactTCTACATCTTCCAATATAATATGGtaccatatattatatatataaattttaattctaTTTTTTCTAAAATTCGTATATTTTACAGGTCATCAGATATAATCACCAATTAAATATTTCCATAAAAACCCGACATTTATTCGACAAAGATAATCTTCTAACGTACGATTTTCCTTTTGTCTGCCGTAATTTCCTGAGCCATGTTCTGGTCAAAATCATCTACATAATATTTAACGTGAATTCAAGGCCGTATCCAACAcacattaatattatttaaatacaatttttttttaaaaaaaaatacatgaacttcatttataaaaaataaataaatattaaatacaattatttataatttgaaAGGGGAAAATTAAAATGTAATCCCCATATTTTGTCGTTATCTAAAACGATTTATCAGTGAGtttattcataaaatattaaattgcaGAACACCAACCATATCTAAAATATGTCTGTCTGTacaaaaatatcaaatttaCATATAGACAAATTGTAAAATGATAAACCGGCGCATGGGGATCGCATAGTTTTGCTCATTAAAACAAAGTTTTTTCTTTTACTTGTTTTCCTCGCACTTGGCTCCATCCtctattattatttatgttttatcaGTGTTCTAAAAAAAGCCGCTTAAGCTCCGCTGAAACTCGACAAAAACGCACCGCTTCGGAGAAAAACGGAAAGAAGCGGTTAAATTGTCTCGCCTAAGCTTGAAAAGCTTGGAGCTCGACATCCATGCTTCGGGGCGCTTCATAATTTTTAGAACCTTGTTATTTATGATCAAAACAATTCATAACATtacaataaattatattatttttacaacATACAATATTGTGCATAAGCTTCAAGTAGTAATCGAGCTATCTGCGAGCTATTCCATAGACATGGGGGCTTATGATAGACAAGGTAGATACGGAAGCCTGATTTATATCAAGACTTGTAAAACCTGCTCTAGCAATATCAGTGCCGGTGTTTCGAGTCAAGTGGCAGCCATCCGCCACAAGCTGCTGCAATGGATCAAGAATCCCTTGCACGAATCTGAGAATTGTTCCATCTGCAAGTATCATTTAAACGGGGAGTAAACTATTTATCATATGTAGTTcgaaaatgacaaaaacttgtgtgagacggtctcacgggtcgaaattttgatacagatctcttatttgggacattcatgaaaaaatattactttttatgctaagagtattactttttattgtgaatatcggtagagttgacccgtctcacagataaagattcgtgagaccgtctcacaagagacctactcttcgAAAATAGGAGAGTGAGGACAGAGATTGTATTAAGAAACGAATATGGTATAACCTTTTGCAGCTACATGTTCCACAAAAATATAACACCCTCCAGGCTTAAGCACCCTTCGAACCTCTGCAAATaagataaatttatatatttagcACTCTGCCCAGAAAATTAGTTAGATATAAACCACTATTGTAAAACCCGGGATTTTGTACAATCGGGATCATATCAGATTAATATCATAGGAATAATTTGAGTATGCTTGGGTAGAgtaatcttggatattatcTAAGATTTGAGTTGATATAGAGATACGGGATAAAAATCAGGCAAAAGATGATAAAATCCCTATGATTCGAAATtaatcagtatatatatatgcaaatttcgaaaattgcatgagataaaagatttaatttcgaaCAATATCACGGATAGATCACGATTCGACATAAAAGATTTAAGTCAGATTTTATCGCGATATCACTCGATCCcgatagcagccaacccctataaataggaggaccTATAGACTCGAAAATTGCACCCAAATTCCCTCAAAATTTTCGAGTATCTCCCCCTAGTCCCCTTAGGAGTTTTCGAGCACAGCGAAACGCTGCCGCCGTCCAGCCAGAGAAGTAGGAATTCCGAAATTCCTGTGCAAGCAATCCTAGTTTTTCACGTTTTCTTCAAGaatttaaggtaagtgggctgttttaaatttcggttttatgcatatgaaTTTTCGGTTTTGGTTTTAAAAATTCGGTCGAACACCGTCTATACGTTTTTTACGAAAGTTGGTACGTTTTTGTTTggcactgtgaggattccctgaaaatgggtggaattccaacatatgacccttaacagtgggatagaactgttttacggcctcgcccccttagaggatcaaaacttagggactgatatcagtaaaccatgaaaggtgaaaaatcgcagtgttatGAATACGatgttacgattatgaaaagcatgctATGTTATGATTCGAAATTGTTATAAAATGTTCTGTGGTATTCAAattcccccacttgctgagtattcccaaaatactcaccccttacacccttccccagataaatccgaagaacatgttgaagaagaaaaatttgaacaattttggggatggtgaagtTTGTGATTTAGTTTAGTTACGTtatttttttggaattttagtACTTTCAATTTTATGTTAGACGCTTCCGcagatttattttaattcagttgtaaagacagTTGTTTTTTTGAGAAATTATGAATAATAAACTGGTTTTCGGTTTATACTATGCTACGAGGCTGATCgtttcaattgtgtgattgttaaacgacgccggtgtcaaatcccgatctcggggcgtgacaactATTAGCTTATTAAGATGCTTGAATGAAATCAGGGACTTTTTTCCTACTTGTTGGCTTCACGTTAACCGCTAGTTCAGTGATCATTCAATATGACATGTGATATAGAAAATCCTCTGTAGATTCGGAAGACCTAAGGAACAAGATTCAATATACCTTGCAATGTGAGATCAACATCTTTTACGGAGCATAGAACGAGTGTTCCAACAACAGCGTCAACAGATGCATCATTTAGAGGCAATGCCTCCGCAACCTACATAAAAATGGAAATATCATCCAACATTTGGCTAAGTACCGATGTTTGGCAAGTTTAATACAGAGACAAGCCAAAAAGAGATATTACATCATGCCAATAGAACTATTTTAAAAGACTTAATCATAGACCGAAAAAAAAGCAACGAGTATGCAGAATATGTTTGAAGCACATCTCCCAAATAATAACTTTCTGACAGACAGCTGCATAATACAATAGCAATATTGCCGGATCCAAGGATTCTTGATAGGAAACATAACAAATGATATTACCATCTGCAAAATGGCATTGTTTACTCAATCTTGTAACGCTTTTGACAAACCGAATGAATACATACAGCTTGCATAAACTGAAAATTTGATGGTGGAATTCCTGCAGCCTCTGCTGATGCAAGTGCATATCTTTCCATCTTTTTATTGGGATCAATGCCAAACACATCGACGCCTGGGTTGCCAGCATAGTATCTAAAATTAGGACCAGTCCCAATGCCGATCTCCAATATCTTGTCGGCCTTTCCTCTCAAACTGGAAAAGATCTGTGACTTAAAGCCTGCAATCTTGTCATATACCAGAATAGTTTAGATTAATAATTTTACAACTAAAAAGCATTAGATGGTGTAACATGCGGCTGACCTCTGCTTCATAAGATACCATAATTTTATCCATCGCAGATGCATAAAACTCCTCGTACCAATCTGGCCTTGATGGATGAATCCTATTCAACGCTGCCTGAATTGATGAAGAAAAACAATTTATAACTTTCATTAGTACAATGCTGAAAAGAATCAGCTATTTCTCACTAAAAACAGAGGATAAAGAATAATCAAGTCCAAATTAATGGATCAAAGTGTTCACAAGTATATCAACATCCATGGTGTTTAATCTATATTGAAGGCAAGTTAGCCGTTTCCCTCCAAATAATTTTTTGCTTCGACACCTTTCCAACCGTTATAGCTGTGAAGCCCCGGTCTTGCAGTCATTAACTGTGCCGGCttaaaaatgttaaaaatttaCACGATTAAAGCCATTGAAGTTTGAACTACTTTTTATTCCCAGAAACCAAGGTAGCCCGGTATCCAAACTTCTAGAAGCGTTCACGATTTGGCGACAAAATCAAGAAACGTGTTGATCCTTTCAGCTAAAACAAAGTATATACAACCACAGAGGAACAGAACACCTTGCTAAGCTGGCTAAATGCACGTCACCAGTTTATAGCCAACTACCAAAAAACAGTTCGAACCTTTTAGCGTAGAAACTCACAAATACAAATACTTTACAAGCATACAACGTTGCTGCTAATTGAAATTAGCATACCCAGAAAAAAATGCAGAATCATACCATAGAATTTTGGAAGGTGGAATCTTTGTCCGAGGCAGATGACGAGGAAATGGGTAAGAGACCGGTTCCTAGTACTGCTCCAAGAAAACGTCTTCTGCAACATAAAGGGCAGTGGTAGCAATCGCTGCTGCGGTTGTATGCCAACAAATTTTGAGTGCCTTTCTTTGATTCTTTGGTGGGATTTCTTGCAAGAGAAAAGCGAGCACTCCTTACTTTTCTTGGGGTTAAGCTTCCAGTTTTTGGGCTGACCGTGAAAATGAGTGTTTGCCGGCTGGTTGGATCGAAGGGAATACAGAAGGAAAGATTGGATGGACGAATCGCCATTCCCAAATCTTTATTCGTTTCGTTCCTAAacaaatcttgattttgattcgATGAAAGTTAacgtattatattttataatatatttatattattaatttaaataattatatcaaaatcgaaTTAACCGATCGAAATAATCGAATCGTTTTGGTAGAAAACTGAACAGAACTGAAGAACAATGGTTCGGacatcggattatatatttttaaaaccgaAAATCGAAATAAAAAACTGAACCGAAGCGACCGATGAACGCTCTTAGTGCCTAGTGAAGATAGAGAAAAAAACCGACCGATGAATACCCCCatttcttgatgaatttcttgtatattttttttttctctttcactacaacaaaaatgactTTTCGCCGCGCTCAAATTCTCTTATAAAATTCTgcgcatttagcgacggttttatacgCATTTAACGACGGGAAGCATACCGTTGCTAAATGAGCGAcgttttttaaaccgtcgctgattccaTTACAGCGACGATTTATAAACTAACGCAATCCGCGCTTACAGAGCGCGGACACTGCAGCGACagataatattagcgacggaagaTATatccaaaccgtcgctaatttgcgacgatttaataaccgtcgctaaaattgaaTTAGCGACTTTTAATAAACTGTCGCTCATGAAATCAGCAACGGgtcaaaaaaccgtcgctaaatgccgAAATACGCGCATAATTGTGTCAACAGCGTGCACATATACGCCGCGTataatcttgaactttcaacCGCTTGCAACTTTGCAGCGTACAATATAAGCTGCGGAAAGAGAATTTGCGCGCTGCGAAAAgccatttttgttgttgtgaagattatgggtgttcaaacttcggataaaaacGAAAATCCAAAGCGAAGAAACCGAACACCGAGCCGAACTGAAAATCGAATTTTTTAATTcagatataaataataaaatcgaaATTTATTTGGTTCGATTTCGGATTATATATATcgaaaccgaaaaaaccgaaatttcattaaattaataaatttttttatatttttatttatattatatattttcataGTGAATGAAGAACTACTTTGAacaatttttagttgattgttgttttcttaattaatttagaccttatatttaaagattttactaagaaaacatgtagaaagttaacatattatattttataatatatttatattattaatttaaataattatataaaaatcgaattaaccgaccgaaataactgaaccgttttggtagaaaaccgaaccgaactgaagaaaaatggttcggatatcagattatatacttttaaaaccgaaaacaaaataaaaaatcgaaccgaaccgaccgatgaacacccctagtGCCTAGTGAAGATAGAGAAAAAAATCGACCGATGAATACCCCTatttcttgatgaatttcttgTCTGTTTTTTTTCTCTgtcttcactacaacaaaaatggcttTTCGCAGCGCTTAAATTCTCTTATAAAATTATgcgcatttagcgacggttttatgcgCATTTAGTGATTGagtgtttattttttaatgtcttttaaatttttatatttcaaatatatatacatgtccAAAAAGTGACACCttagattttttaaattaatatattagcAATcagattttttttcaatttctaTACTACTTTGATGCATTGCTTGACGATATAATTATTGATGTAATTTAGATTAAAGTAATTTTGATTTAGTTACATGTATGTGCCGGTGACTTATAACTTACAGTATTAGTGTCAAATATAGAAAGAGGTATCGAGTTCGAGATTAGACTCAAACAAATAGGACatgaatattaaaatttacgtGATTTGTTCGTGTTCAGTGGGTTATCAGTATTAAAGTTGAGACATATGGAGAAAAACATATCTTCTTAATTTCGAATATTCGTGATTTCTAGTGTTAGTAGTGTTGAGCCTAAGAAGAGTTTAAACATAgttaatttgaaatttaattacattatttatCCCTATTACTGTTGAGATGCGAGATAACAAATTTGTTAGAAAATGAGCGGTGTTTACTCGGTTGGATTTTGTTACCTTTGGAAATGAGACAAAAATTTTTGATTAGCGGATTCTTTGATTTAGAAATTATTACTGTTGGACgcaaatatatttatttgatcACATTTCTGTTCATTTTCTATTTGTGATCATTAATCTAACTTTGTTTATGAAATATGTCTTTGTTAGGATcgggaaagagtttagagggggtgaataaactctttaaaactatttattttaaaatttgttttcaatcgtttttaggcggttgaaaGTTTTTCTTGAACGGTAAGAAATATGAATCACTTGAAAAGTGCAGAAAATGGTTTACAATTTCTAATGATAGCTACAATTGGTTGGCTGGCTTGTTAACAAGAAACAGTTCGAAATGTAAGTGCTCGCGAAAAGTAAAGACACGTGATTTTTATAGATGCTCGGAGATAAAACTCATACGTCATTCCTTCTCCTCTTTATGAAAGATTCCACTAAAAAATTTTGGCTTTACAGACTTATTGCAACATCTCgctccaatcaggacttatcacactgcctgttttggaactcttagtgatcattttacacttCTTGATGTTAAGGACCTTCGGTTCACCATACAACACtattaatcaaataaccaaGGTTACTGATGTAATtaaaacaatatatttttaGTAACATGAAGATAATCCTTGAATGATCTGATATCTTTGTGTTGAGTGTGTGCTTGGTGAGCGATGGAGTATATGATCTTTAGGTGCTCTCAAATCTTCATATATGCAAGCTTTAGTAATGTAGCAATCTCGCAGTTGAGAAACTTAGAATGGTCAAACTTTTTGCCTGCATACTTCAACTCTTCTTATATAAGTTATCATCCCAACGGTTAGGAAAAAATGTGTAACGTAAATCTGTCGCGTTGGAATGATGTGTCACCATCAGCTGCAATAACATTAAATGTTCTTCAGCAAAAAATTTAATGTTCTCTTTGCTTGCGCAATTTTGAATCCCGTTCATTGAAGAGTTTCTGCTGAGCATCTTTTTGTGGCAACTGTTATTAACATCAGAACTTGTAgaatgtataagcaatctttctATTCTGGGATAGTCACATTAATGAAGATCTTTAGCGGGACTGGTGCAGGACATAGTTGACTTGTAGTGGTACAAAACTATTGATTGTCCTGAGTTggtcagagaatgtcttttATTAAGTGAAAAATTAATTGCTCTTTAATGAAGGGGTTGAAATCTGTCTTGAAGCAACCGGTTGGGAATCTTCTAGCGGTTGGAGCTTTTTTATGTTCATGTTATACAACATAAACAACAGCtttttagtaaaatatttaaatataaattctaaatgaattaaataaaaaaatcaacaaaaaattattcaaaataattctttATTCActaaaaatatctcaaaagattGCCCGCAACAAACTTGATCTTTTTTGTTTCGTGCTTCACAAGACTGCAATCCAGAATTGGACTCCCTCAATGAATACAAGAGTGGTTACTAGACCACATGCATTTGTTCCGTTTGACATTGGTACCAGAAGTACTTTTAATTTTAGAAAGTTGGTGTTCAAGATAATTATGAAGTTTGTAGACGGTGAATTGAATCCCAAggatttttatgaaatatagATGAGGAACTCTCGAATGTAAGTGAACTTTTGAAGAACGCATCAACAAACTTTAAGGGAAACAGGAAAATGAATCTTCCTTGGTCTGAATCTGGTGTTGCCCATAAGGTTGGCAACACATCATCCTCCTCATATGTTGTGGTTCTCTTAGATTATATCATCTTGTCTCCATCTTATCCGCAAGCTCATATAGACTTTGGCCTTAAGCAGATCTTCAAGGACAAGGAAATAATTGTCCATTATGAAACCCAGATGGCAGAGTACCGCCTACTTCTAGATGTGATGGTCCATTCTGGTAAAAAAGAAGGCGAAAATTAGAGATGTCACTACAAGAAATTTCAGAATcaacaacacacatacgacAACCGTTTtaactaaaaccgttgttgatTAGCGTGTGTTTAGAATAAAACACAAcgttatttagcgacggttttataaaactgtcgctaatgttAGCGACAGTTTTAACTATATcgtcgctaatttcaaattagcgacggttttattttaaccgtcgctacatttagcaACAGTATCATGTACAACCGTTGCTaatttaaatttagcgacggtttagatgACACCGTCGCTAACATTAGCGACAATTTAgataaaaccgttgctaatattCACGACGGTTGTGAGCCAACCGTCGCAAATTCAAAAATTCGATCTCGCCTCAACTtccctccattttcttccaccactctctataaatacctgcaaatttgctccattttcttccacttcaattcacaacacttaaaatttttatctcttacacgattttacaacttcacaacacttaaaatttttatctcttacacgatttttccacttcacaatacttaaaattttcatctcttacacgatttttttaccacttcaaaacaattaaattttttttatctcatacacgattttatcacttcacgacacttaaatttttttatctcttacacgattgtaccaattcaaaacacagatttattaaattcttaatttttttttattttacctaaaatattagcgacggaattcatgtataaaccgtcgctaagtagAGACGGTTTTGCGCATGAATACcatcgctacatttagcgacggtttttaataaactATCGCGAAATGTAGCGACGGTGTAATGAACAGTCGCTAATTAGCGCCAATTTATATATTCTTTGACGGTTGTTAAAACCATCGTAAATTGTAGCTACGAAAACAGTTTTTCAATTGTGACGATtttcaaaaccgtcgcaaattgtagctacgacaacagtgaaaaaccgttgtctttgagcgaatcatttaacaacactggttttaacaacagttttaaaagggatacgacaacggttttacaacggttaaaaaccgttgtcgtatgaaatttttcttgtagtactaatgtaaacgaaccaaaccgtttgtgagctattcgaagctcgattcgataaaagctcgtttaatgaggctcgttaagataaaaAAACCAAACCCAAActttacagtattcggctcgttagctcgtgaaaatgttcgttggtaagttcatgagtaatcttttagatgaaaaaaataatagttttgatatttgatttgttgatttctttaaatatataatttactttttagttaatctatactattatattaagtgtGAGAGTCTTAGAATAACTACCTTTGAagacaccaaaatatttaattccataattacCCTTTTTATCATACTTAAAACCTTTTCAagtcactccatattttaaatagaaaaaaatcaa encodes:
- the LOC140820987 gene encoding uncharacterized protein → MAIRPSNLSFCIPFDPTSRQTLIFTVSPKTGSLTPRKVRSARFSLARNPTKESKKGTQNLLAYNRSSDCYHCPLCCRRRFLGAVLGTGLLPISSSSASDKDSTFQNSMAALNRIHPSRPDWYEEFYASAMDKIMVSYEAEIAGFKSQIFSSLRGKADKILEIGIGTGPNFRYYAGNPGVDVFGIDPNKKMERYALASAEAAGIPPSNFQFMQAVAEALPLNDASVDAVVGTLVLCSVKDVDLTLQEVRRVLKPGGCYIFVEHVAAKDGTILRFVQGILDPLQQLVADGCHLTRNTGTDIARAGFTSLDINQASVSTLSIISPHVYGIARR